The Sporosarcina sp. 6E9 genome segment ATGGTAAACGTTGCATCATTTTTACAGTTAGGAGATTTTAGTAGTAATCGATATCAAGCATTAGATACCGTTGTTGATTACCTATTTGGCTTACTTGAAGAACTCAATTTACCTACATCTCTTAAAGAATTGGATGTTACCGAAGAATCGCTGCCATTATTAGCAGAACAAGCGTCAAAAGTGAATCGACTTCTTGCAAATACGCCATATCGGCTGTCACAAGAAAAAATCTTGGCAATCTATAAAAATGCTTATAACGGGAACGTAGGTGAATTTGAATCATGACTTTTGAAAAAAAATTATTTATCAATGGTGTTTGGCAAAGCGGCAAGAATTTTTATGATTTAAAATCTCCATTTAATGGGGAAGTACTGGGACGAATCCCAATGGCGGATAAAAACGATGTTTATAAAGCGATTGACAGTGCTAATGCGGCGAAACTACAAATGAGACGATTGTCAGCTTTAGAACGTTCGGAAATTTTAGAAGGAGTGGCACTGGAATTTGAAAAAAGGTTCGAAGAATGTGCACAAGTTTTGGTGAAAGAAAATGCTAAGCCGATAAAATATGCAAGAGCAGAAGTCCAAAGAACAATCGAAACGTATAAATTTGCTGCTGAAGAAGCGAAACGAATTGGAGGAGAGACCGTACCATTGGATGCGGCAAAGGGTGGTAAGGGTCGTTTTGGTTTTACTAAAAGAGAACCCGTAGGTGTCATAGCTGCTATCACTCCATTTAATTTTCCATTTAACCTAGTTGCTCATAAGTTGGGACCTGCATTTGCCGCTGGAAATACAGTTGTACTTAAACCTGCTTCGCAGACGCCACTTAGCGCTATATTGACTGCAGAAATATTTGAAAAGGCGGGACTTCCACCAGGAGCATTAAATCTAGTCATTGGAAAAGGAGGCGAGATTGGTGATCTGCTAGTTACTCACCCTGATGTGAAATTGGTTACTTTTACTGGTAGTTTCGAGGTAGGTTTAAAAATAAAACAGTTAGCTGGATTGAAAAAAGTTATTCTTGAACTCGGTTCTAACTCAGCGGTTGTTATAGATAGCGCAGATAACATTGTGGATGTTGCGAAACGCTGTGTTGAAGGAGCTTTCTCGTATTCAGGACAGGTTTGTATTTCAATACAACGTATTTTTATCCATGAAACTTTGCTAGATGACTTTATGAAAAGTTTCATAGAACTGACGGGTGAATTGAAAATTGGTGATCCCAAAGAAATTGAAACGGATCTTTCCGCATTGATTCACGAGAAAGAGGCTATACGAGTAGAGGAATGGTTAGAGGATGCAAGAAGGTTCGGCGCAAACATTATCTGTGGAGGTAAACGACAAGGTGCAGTTTTAGAACCAACTGTTATCACCGATGTAGATTCAAGTCTCTCAATTTCATGTCATGAGGCATTTGCTCCGATTGTTACAGTGAACCCCTACTCAGATTGGGATGAAGCAATAAATCAGGTAAATGATTCTCAATATGGACTTCAAGCTGGTGTCTATACGACAAATGTTGATAAAGCCTTTGATGCTGTCGAAAAATTAGAAGTCGGTGGTGTTATTATCAATGATATTCCAACCTTTAGAGTTGATCAAATGCCTTATGGTGGTATAAAAAACAGTGGCACAGGTCGAGAGGGTATTAAGTATTCGATTGAAGAAATGTCTGACTTAAAACTAGCTATATTCACACTATAACAACAAAAAACACGAAATTTAAAAGGAGAATATAAAATGACGAATGAGCAGAAAGAAAAAAAATTAGTAACAAATGAAGAGATGGAAAATAATTGGATTGTGCGTTTTGACAAATTAAAGTCTAAAGGAATTCCTTTGACATTTATAGATAGTATTATACCAGGTCATCAACGGATTAATTATACATTAATTGGAGATACGGCAAGTGAAAATGATGATTTTACACCCGAAATAACGGAGCCACACGGTTTTCAATTAGGGATGGTTAAAGCGCCAAAAGGAAATGGTCCAGCTTATCATACGCATGATTATATTGAATCATTTCTTCCACTATCAGGAAGATGGCGCTTCTACTGGGGAAATAGTCCAGATGAGATCGAAGGGGAAACAATAATTGAAGCTTGGGATTTGATATCATTACCACCTGGTTTATGGAGAGGATTTGAAAATATTAGTGATGAAGATTCTTGGATATTTGCTGTATTGGAACAGCATGAAGTATTTGAAGGGAAAGATCCTTATTGGTCACCTAAAGTAATCAAAGAAGCGGCAAAACATGGCTTCAAGGCAGATGAATTTGGGAAAATGATCAAACCTGATAACTTTAAAGATTTAGAAAAGGAAATAGCTGATAAGTTGAAAATGGGAGAGAAATAAATGTCGAAAAGAATACCACTAATATTCTTGCCAGGGACATTATGTGATGCAAGGCTATGGCAGTATCAGATGGAATCATTGGAAGGTATTGCTGATATTACTGTAGGGAATATTTCTCGGAAAGATTCAATCAAAGCTTTAGCAATGGATGTTTTGTCAGAAGCACCTCAGGAATTTGCACTTGCAGGTTTGTCCCTAGGAGGAATAGTTGCCCTAGAAATAATGCGAATAGCTCCCGAAAGAGTTACGAAGTTGGCACTTCTTGATACAAACCCATATCCTCCGAAGATTGAACAAAGGAGGATATGGGATAGATATTTTGAAATGATCACTAATAATCAATTTATGGATATTACTAAAAAACATCTGTTACCAGTTTTAATCCATCCGGATCAACAAAACGACAAGGAATTAGTTTCCGTCATTTTACGAATGGCAGAAACAGTTGGAGAAGAGGCTTACATCAACCAGTTAAAAGCCGTGATGAATAGAAATGATCAAACTTCTATTTTACCTACTATTTCTTGTCCTACAACGATTATTGTTGGAAAAGAAGATCAGATATGCCCGGTACACATGTCGGTATATATGGCTACCACAATTCCAGGTTCGAATATAAAAATTATTGAAAATGCAGGTCATTTGATTACGCTTGAGCAACCTGAAATTGTGAATAAATATTTAAGAGAGTGGCTTCTGACATAGTAGCTCGCTGCTGATAATTATTTACACATAAATGTTGCAAGTAAACTGCTTCGGTTCCTATCAGAAACCATTTTATAAAAGGGGTATTTAATATGTGTAATACAATAAAAGAAAAAATACAAAATGGTCAAAAAGTTACGGGGATTTTCATAGGAATCTATTCGCCTGCGATTGTTGAAATGTGCGGATATGCAGGTTTTGATTTTATCGTCATTGACGATGAGCATGGTGCTTTCAGTTATAGTGAACTTGAAAATATGATCCGAACTGCTGAATTAGTAAATTTAGCACCGGTTGTA includes the following:
- a CDS encoding alpha/beta fold hydrolase, yielding MSKRIPLIFLPGTLCDARLWQYQMESLEGIADITVGNISRKDSIKALAMDVLSEAPQEFALAGLSLGGIVALEIMRIAPERVTKLALLDTNPYPPKIEQRRIWDRYFEMITNNQFMDITKKHLLPVLIHPDQQNDKELVSVILRMAETVGEEAYINQLKAVMNRNDQTSILPTISCPTTIIVGKEDQICPVHMSVYMATTIPGSNIKIIENAGHLITLEQPEIVNKYLREWLLT
- a CDS encoding cupin domain-containing protein → MTNEQKEKKLVTNEEMENNWIVRFDKLKSKGIPLTFIDSIIPGHQRINYTLIGDTASENDDFTPEITEPHGFQLGMVKAPKGNGPAYHTHDYIESFLPLSGRWRFYWGNSPDEIEGETIIEAWDLISLPPGLWRGFENISDEDSWIFAVLEQHEVFEGKDPYWSPKVIKEAAKHGFKADEFGKMIKPDNFKDLEKEIADKLKMGEK
- a CDS encoding aldehyde dehydrogenase family protein, translating into MTFEKKLFINGVWQSGKNFYDLKSPFNGEVLGRIPMADKNDVYKAIDSANAAKLQMRRLSALERSEILEGVALEFEKRFEECAQVLVKENAKPIKYARAEVQRTIETYKFAAEEAKRIGGETVPLDAAKGGKGRFGFTKREPVGVIAAITPFNFPFNLVAHKLGPAFAAGNTVVLKPASQTPLSAILTAEIFEKAGLPPGALNLVIGKGGEIGDLLVTHPDVKLVTFTGSFEVGLKIKQLAGLKKVILELGSNSAVVIDSADNIVDVAKRCVEGAFSYSGQVCISIQRIFIHETLLDDFMKSFIELTGELKIGDPKEIETDLSALIHEKEAIRVEEWLEDARRFGANIICGGKRQGAVLEPTVITDVDSSLSISCHEAFAPIVTVNPYSDWDEAINQVNDSQYGLQAGVYTTNVDKAFDAVEKLEVGGVIINDIPTFRVDQMPYGGIKNSGTGREGIKYSIEEMSDLKLAIFTL